gattcttcttgaatttacaatgaaccccaaaaacttccctgatccaactctgaaggaacatttgaggggatttaacttcatttggtattcgtttaatacatcaaagcactcttgtaaatccttcacatgtccttctatctttttagactttaccagcatgtcatccacgtatacctccatgtttactctgatcagctccttaaacatgtggttgactagccgctggtaagtcgcacctgcgtttttcagtccgaagggcattactttgtaacagtataagcttgtatcggtccgaaagttggtgtgatccttgtcagggggatgcatgctaatctgattgtagcccgaatatgcatccatgaacgagaggatctcgtgtcctgcagtagcatcgaccagctggtcgattcttgggagcgggaagcaatcctttgggcaggctttattgaggtctgtaaaatccacgtaggttcgccatttgccgttaggcttgggaaccagcattggattggagacccacgatggataaaatgccaccctgatgaacccattctcctttaatctttcaacttcttcttttaaggctctcgatctatccttatcgagcagccttcttttttgttgcacgggtggaaaagtcttgtctatattcaggacatggctgataactgcagggtctatcccagccatgtctttgtgcgaccaggcaaaaacctcctggttcttccacaaaaattccaccagtgcgtgcttcgttgttggttctaggtttttcccgacctttacgactctggtcgggtctttttcgtcaagttggacctcttccaggtcctcgacgggtccaacgttctcttcaaaatccccaaagcgaggatctagatctccatcctcactttgggcaacatcctatttggtgacttcatcaccagattgggcttgtgtatcaactgccatctgcaacgtATCTGAAGTAGTGCtttttgatgttcccttttttGCCTTCATAATTGATGCGTTATATcactctctggcctccctctggtttcccaacatgcgtcctacccctgcttctgtcgggaacttcatggctaagtgccacatagagatgacggcccgtagatcaactagtataggccttccaatgacggcattgtacgccgaaggacaatcgactactacaaacgtagagagtaatgtcctggtagcaggcgctgtacctgtcgtcactggtagtctgatcgatccggcaggggcgagtccctcaccagagaagccgtatattgtttggttgcaaggctccaggtccttaacggaaaatttcatgcgttccaacgaagatttatacagaatattcaccgaacttcctgtatcgaccagcactctctttaccatcatgttggccatttggatgtccacgaccaacggatcggaatgtgggaaccagacgtgttgggcatcgccatcagagaaggttatttcgccctcttctaaTCGAgtcttttttggcgcgcggtcctccacattcatcatctcgatgtcctggtcatggcgcagagtccaagcgtatcgttccctggcctttccgctatttcccgtgaggtgcgggcctccacaaatggttaagagtgtgccaatAACGGGGGCAAGCTACAAAGGTGGCGaacgttggcgcgtgggcgcttgctcgttgctacccggagcttctcgttgggaatttcccgaggcccggacgtatcttctcaagtgtccttgtctaataaggaactcgatttcgtctttcaactggttgcattcattggtgtcatgtccgtagtcgttatgataacgacagaacttggaagtgtctcttttcgacatatcctttcgaatggggccaggcttcttataaggcacacttgaacttgtggcctgataaacctctccccgagactcaactagggcagtgtagttagtgaaccgaggttcataacgattacccttggctcgtttgttgtcggaggtggaaggctcattgtgtgcccattttccaccattcttgccattgccgttactgttcccgttgccgttaggtttggacccattggcggccttggcgggcttggtagctttcttatccttgcctgagggctttccatcgtcggcaatggcatcttcgagcttgatgtaacgatcagcccggtccaagaattcctgggtagttctaactccatctttgcgaaggctcttccagaggggggagcgacgcctaacccccgcggttatggccatcattttgccttcgtcgcccaccgtttttgctccagctgctgctcgcataaagcgctggatgtagtcctgcagtgattctccatcctgctggcgaatttcaaccagctggtttgcctcggtcggatgcacacgacctgcgtagaactatctgtaaaactcccttacgaacatctcccaggaaactatgcttgcaggagggaacttaaaaaaccactcctgtgcggcatcagaaagtgttgcagggaaaatcctgcaccgagcgtcttcggacactttctgaatgtccatctgtatctcaaacttattgacatgagatactgggtcaccgtacccatcaaagtttggtagcgtaggcattttaaacttgccaGGAGTCTCCACCATAGCTaccctctggacgaaaggagtgcctttcctcctatcgtggtcgatgtaagatgttcttcccccgaccagctgttgcaccgcctggtttagggcatctatctgggcttgtacAGCGACAagaatcgttgtggcctctgttgctggggggacgctctcgccatgccgctcgcggcgatcgttgagtacatctctcaaatcctcatctcttcttcgctgctcgctacccccgagccggttgaagacattattttgcctgggctgccccccagcatcccgtctattaggttggtcatcttgaggtatctggctcccgcctctacctctttcctcattcctctgaccagcatttcccttgcctgagtcggcttcattatacccatggccatctctgaatcttgactggctatggtgggatcgactgttccctcaatttccatccctggctgaaacgtcccgagcgttagagggtggcctgcgctggtcgttgtgtccccgtatattatcatgccgtgggggaccctgGACCGccgagcctaactctgagttcctcctgttaccaggaggattctgacctctgttcggaagatttggctcgtcgcccctatggcgtctaggactacgaggctgatgctcggtcctattctgcctctgctgcgggggattgtcgcgaccagcttgggatggtggctgtgcctcagggtccagcgggacatcgtcatggggcacctgaggctgctcgggcctttgcgggctcgagggttggataggcgggctaggattgggacccctgtggggtggcccattcgtatgatgttcaggctgcgaggcaggtgcagcctgattcctagccaactgtaaggctgcctcgagggccgccatggcttcgctctggcgacggtccatctccgcctgcctctcacttaactctgcgcgctgccgttcgatttcttgctgctgtcgtgccatgatttcggcagcactttcttggccggccctcagattagccagctcttcatgcaacgccccaagggtactcttcaacgttgcgtcatccatttcttcttcctcaaagtccaaatgtggctcatcctcagccacgattgcaggaggaggaggaggaggcgggtttgacggtgcagcggcgaccGTCTGTCCAGTTTTCCTTACAGCTTTTGCCATTGGTTTTTTTTCAACGATGATatatcaaactctcaatgaaagcaccagaatgttgacccagattttggtcaactgacacggagtcagaatatgcttgatgtgaatgaatgcgttgaaaagaacgtgatgacaaaaataataagaacacggtattttatagtggttcggccccaggatttggtaataacctacgtccacttagattgttattgatgtgagaatcaaaggagtgatcaaagaactagggttcaatgagtttcactaacctctgaagaacaatacaatatttcagatagaattactctagtctcaaacaATTCacaagccaaaagtcccttccttgagctatctttctctatttataggctcaaggggggattacatgaatttgttacagatattctctcctaaataatcagatactaggagattgtgggagttaatttcgggatatacaaagatctttatagaaacatcacGTTGCATGCGGCacctgcgaccagactggtcgatatcttagcagagttcctccaagtgccagccacgtgtccaggaatcacttgccacgtcatctatgccagttttttggataacaatttcTATTtctattacttttattttttatttttcatccaATCTAATACGAAAATTACAGACCTTACCCATTTTTTATATTTCTTGAAATTGGTTTTAATGATAACATTTGTTATATGAATAGTGACTATTAGTGGCTAAACCATAAAACTTATTTGGTGTCATCTTTAATTAGAATATGTTTATATATCAATATCGTTTAAATTAGTAATGTTTGATACTAGTaagtatataattataaaaatatgatgTTATATAAGGAAATATATTGAATGTGATatattatgataaaaaaaaaagttcgTATAATAAATAGGTAAATAAAATTTGATTGTTTGTTCCATAAAAAAGTTCCCTTCTTCTCTCTTGAGGTTAGGGTGGTTCTCCGATAGTCTTTTCGAAGATTCCGGCGGTCTCTTTCTTGGCGAAGTATGGATGATTTCTCATCCTTATATGATACCTTAGCGGTGGAAGAGGATTATGAGGACGAGTTCTGTGATGATTTCGATAAGGAATTATTGGCAAAAGGGGCGAATAACAACACTCGTTCGTTAATAGGGCGGGTTATTTGTACCAAATATGTGTCTCGCGATGCGGTCATCTGTATGGCTGGATTTTATTGGAAAGTGCAAGGAAAGTATGAGGTTGAGGCGTATGGACGGaatatttttctcttttgttTTGCTTTGTTAACGGACCGAAAACATGTGCTTGAAGGGGGTCCTTGGATCTTTGATAGTAACCTGTTGGTTCTTAAAGAATCGGACGCGTTTGTGGATCCGGCGTCTATGAACTTTGACCATGCAGAGTTTTGGGTCCAGATTCATAAGGTCCCAATGTTTTGTATGTGTCAAAGTTGGGGGTTTGAACTTGGAAAATCGGTGGGCACTGTGATTGATGTGGATAATAACTCTTCGGGGGATTGCTTGGGGAAGTATCTTCGGGTCCGTGTACTTGTTGATATCACCAAGCCTTTAACTCGTATAGTTCAAAGGCGCCTTCGGGATGGCCATGAACCGTTTACGTTTCCGCTCCGCTATGACCGACTGCCGGATTTATGCTTTTTCTGTGGTATTTTGGGTCACCCGTTTAAAGAATGTTTATTGAAACCAACTAATATTAGAAAGGATGTTGTCCttaaatatggtgaatggatccGGGCTCCTGCTCCGACGAAAGTTTCAGGTCCGGGTGCAAAACGGGGTCGCTTCCAGGAGCTGGAAAAGGTGGCCAATGCAGCTGAGCATGGCAGCGTTCCGAATTCTCAGCCTCCTGTGGGCAGAGTCGATCACGAGAAAAAAGGAAAATCTAAAGAGATTGAGTGTGAAAATAGGAAAGTTATTAATTGGCACCCAAAATCTCAGATTTTTGAAGAGAATAATGTGGAAACTATTCCCATATCTAAGCCTGGTCATGAGGTGGCAAATTTGGTCTCATCTTCACCACTTACTTTTTCCCAAGATTTTAAGGAAGCCTACCGATTTTGTTTTAATTCCAAATACTGGGGACCCTTGTACTCCACGTGCTTTAAATAAGGGTGATATGGGTTTGTATAATTCTGGTGGGTTGACTAAAAATGAATTAATCACTAAAGAGAATATTGGGCCAAAGGAGGGTTGTAGTGAGCCCAATAAGGAGGCTGGGCCTTTTGGTAGTCCTCACGTGGCTTTTAATGATCACGTGTATGATCATTTATGTGGGTCATTGCATGGGAATGTGGCTTCAAGGTCTTTAGGCGTCTCGTTCAGCTCCGTTCAAACTAGAAGCTCTGGCAAGGAGAAGAAGAAATCTTGGAAACCGCCATTTCTGTCTTCTTTGGCGGTTAATGCAAAGAGCCCAAAGAAAGTTGCAAAAAAAGGCCAGTCGGAGCTGTCGGAACCTCGCCGGGCAGACTCCTCTATTGCGACTGAGGTTCTAttttcaccatcttcttcttctcctctacTCATGACTGTTGGGAAAGAAGACCTCAATTTGAATGATGCGGTGGTGCCTGATGTTCAGAGCCACTGAGCATTATGAATTCCCTAGCTTGGAACGTTCAGGGAATTGGGAACGACCGAACGTTTCAGATTCTTAAGTCCCATGTTCTTAAGTTTCGGCCGAATATCGTTTTTTTGTCGGAAACTCTCTGTAATCATTCTTGGCTAGAAGTTGTTCGTGTTCGTCTTGGCTTTGTGGGCAAATTGGTGGTGGACAAAGTTGGTTGTAGTGGTGGTATTTTCTAATTTTGGACCGAGAACGTGGTGGTTGATTTGTTGGGTTTCTCTCGGTTCCACATTGATGTTTTGATCTCTTCTCATTCGAGTTTAAAATGGCGTTATACAGGGGTATCTGGTCAACCTGATCATAGTCTGAGGCCAAGTTTTTGGAAGTTATTTTCTCAGCTCGCGGATGGGTACCATTGGCCTTGGTTGTGTGGTGGTGATTTAAATGAGATTTTATTCTCGCATGAGAAGATGGGAGGGGCGTTTCGAGCTCCTGGGCTgatggaatttttttgaaatgcttTGTCGAGTATGGGACTGGTTGATATGGGGTATGAAGGCTCTCCTTTCACGTGGGTGAAAAGGAATGGAAATAATGGTATCATCCAAGAGCGGCTTGATCGTATGTTATGCAACGAACAATGGATGGACCTTTTTCCTTGTTCTTCGGTGACTCATTTGGCGTTGTGGGGCTCGGATCATCGGCCTATTCTAACTACGATTTGTCAAGAGATCTATACTCCTTCCGGAGCTCATTCGAAACCTCGGTTTTTCTTTGAAATGGCTTGGGCTAATGAACCGGAGTGCGCGAAGTTGGTTTCTTTAGGATGGGGGACGCCTCGTGAGGACGGCATGCCTTTCGCAACGCATTTCTTCCGTTGCTGGTAATCTTTCTAGCTGGAACTTCAAAGTGTTCAAGCGAACAAAGGAggcaattaaaaagaaaaaaaaaggagctTATTCAACTTGAAATTATTAATGATGAAGCTGCTTGGAAAAAGTATAAATGGGTGGAAAAGGAACTCGATATTTTGGTTTATAAAGATGAGAAATATTGGGCTTCTAGATCCAAGTCCTCTTGGTTAAAAGTGGGGGATAAGAATACCTCTTTCTTCCATAAATCTGTATCGGCCCGCAAGAAGAAGAATGTGATTAAAGGTGTAAGCAATGGTGCTAATTCTTGGGTGGTGGATGCGAATGCCATTGAGCATGAATTTGTTAGCTACTTTGACCATTTGTTTACATCTGATGCTCCCCCCATTAATGATCTTAATCGGGTTTTTGATCTAGTGCTGCTGAAAGTTTCGGCGGTTATGAATGCTTAACTCCTTCGGTCGTTCTCCGTCGCGGATGTTAAGAAGGCCTTATTTAGCATGGACCCTTATAAGAGTCCGGGCATGGATGGGATGGGAGCTGGGTTTTATCAGAAGTTCTGGGATTCTATGGGTCCGGATGTGTGTAATGCGGCTCTTAATTTCCTTGATGGTAATGGTTCGTTGGAGTGTGTGAATGGAACAACCATTTGCTTGATTCCTAAGGTCAAAGATCCCATGAAAGTTACTGATTATAGGCTCATTAGTCTATGTAATGTGGTGTataaaataataactaaaatGATGACCAATAGAAAGCGAGAAGTATTGGGGGAGGTGATTTCTGAAGAACAAAGTGCCTTTATTCCTGGCCGACTCATTACTGATAATGCAATGATCCGGTTTGAGTGTCTTAATCTTATCAAGCGACACAAGAAAGGTAAAACAGGTTTTCTTGCTTTGAAAGCTGATATGGCGAAAGCTTACGACAGAGTTGAATGGAGTTTCATCTGTGGTATGATGGGTAGATTGGGCTTTAATGAGAGATGGGTTAATTTGATTTTTCATTGTATTTCGACTGTTCATTATTTGATTTGCATTAATGGAAAAACGGTGGGAAACATTACTCCTTCCCGTGGTTTACGTCAGGGGGACCCGCTATCCCCTTTCCTATTTCTACTTTGTGCTGAGGGATTATCTGCTTTGATCAAGAATGAGTGTGTTACAGGAGGTCTTCGAGGGTTACATTGTGGACGTACGGGTCCGATGGTTTCTCACCTCTTGTTCGCTGATGATAGTTTCTTTTTCTTGGAGGCTACTTGGTTAAGCTGTGCTAGATTCAAAGAAGTTATGGGATGGTATGAGCGGGCTTCGGGTCAACTTGTTAATCTACATAAGTCTTCGGTGTGTTTTTCTACTAGAATGAGTTAGGCAATGGAGATTGATTTGGCTACTTTGTTAGGGGTTAATAGAGTTCCCTGTCATGAGAAATATTTGGGCCTCCCTTGTTTTGCAGGTTGAAGTAAATCTAGTTTGTTTCAGTCTATTCGGGATAGAATTTGGAACAAGTTATTTGGTTGGAAGGCCAAATTTTTTTCTGCTGGAGGTCGAGAGGTTCTGTTGAATTCAGTTATCCAGGCTATTCCCACGTATGCTATGAACCTTTTTCGTCTTCCGGTGAAGTTAGTTAAAGAAATACATAAACTTTGTGCTCGTTTTTGGTGGGGGGGTAATGATAAAAATAAAAGGATGCACTGGTGTACTTGGGAGCGGTTGTGTTGGCATAAGTCCAATGGTGGGATGGGTTTCAAAGATTTTCTTGTCTTTAACAAAGCCCTCCTTGCTAAACAAGCTTGGAGGCTTTATCATTGTCAAACCTCCCTTGCAGCTCAAGTGATGAAGGGGTTATATTTCCCTCAAGGGGATTTTCTGCATGTTAAAGAAACTAGCCGGGGCTCTTATCTTTGGAAAAGCATTTTATGGGGTAGAGAGCTGTTCCTCTAGGGGGCTAGATGGATAGTTGGTGATGGTAGTTTGGTTAAAATCAAGGATGATGTCTGGATTCCTAAAAAGTTCGTCAATACCACATATTCGTTTCATGGTCATCCTCTCATTTCCACGGTTCAGGATCTCAAACATGATAATGGTAATTGGAATAGTAACTTGATTGATAGTCTTTTTGCTGTGGATGAGGCTAATCAAATTCTGTCTATTCCCATTTCACTTCAACGTCGGGATTACCTCATTTGGCATTATAATGCTTCTGGTGAGTATTTTGTTAAGAGCGGGTATTGGAATGCCGTCCGTTTGTTGGGTTGGGGGCAGTTTTCGAGCTCGGAGGGGCAATCTTCTTGGTGGAAAACTctttggggcctttctcttcctCCAAAGGTAAAAATCTTTGCTTGGCAAGCTAGCTTACACTGGATTCCTACTAGAAGTAATTTGGTGGCGCATGGAGTTCCGTCTACTAGGGACTGCCCTATTTGCAACGAGGCTATGGAGTCTACTTGTCATGCGTTATGGGGTTGTTCTAGTTTGCGTTCGATTACTTATCATGCTCTGTTCGGTACACTTCCATCATTTCCTCCTCATACAGATTTTTACATGTTTTTGTGTgaatgtgttgatgttttgaggaAGGATGAGCTTGAGACTTTGTTGATTTTGCTTTGGAGGATTTGGTATCGAAGAAATAAGTTTGTGCATGAGCAGCACATTATCGCGGAGGAAGGTGTATTAGGGTGGGCGCTTGATTTCCATAAACGGTATCGTGATGCTAACACTACTGAGGTTCTTAGATCTGAGATGCCTATTGCCACTAATGCCCTGGCTGCAACTGTAGCGGCTCAGCCTCGGTGGTCTGCCCCTCCTATTGGCCATTTGAAACTCAACGTTGATGCAGGGTTGGTGGCCGGTAATCGCAGGGTCGGCTGTGGGGCGGTGGTCCACGATCACCTTGGGAATTGCTTGGCATCATCGACGGTTCCGGTCCAAGCTTTGATCACACCCCCGGTGGCTGAAGCGCTAGCTGTTTTGCATGGCTTGATTCTTTGTTCGAGTTTGGGTTATAATAATGTGATTGTTGAGTCTGATTGTAAGCGGGTTTATTTGGCTTTGTCTAACAAAACGCCCCTCTTAGCTGAGTTTGGTTCTGTAATTGCAGATATTTTCTCGCTTTGTAATAATCTTGATGTGGTTGGGTTTTATCATTGTATCCGGTCAACCAATTCCATAGCTCATGATCTGGCCAAGTTGGCTCTTTCCATTGACAATGCTATGATTTGGTGGCCTGGTCTCCCAAGATGTATGAGTCCTTGACTCTAGTGCTAGGCAGTTTCCTTTTAATGAaatctttatttctttctttcaaaaaaatattataatatgggtatattaaaatatcagtttcaaattagtaattatttatattataaggtGTGTGAGTGTAAATCTTCCTTAATCTTTCTAAAAATTTGTGATTTAGCATCCAATCTTTTTTTGGTGAGAAAAATACCCAATGCTTGCTTTCATTGGGTTCCATTAGTACTCACTCTACTAAAGTTGTTAACTGATGATTGAGTAATGTAATTGGTttattcattattattttttaaaaatttatttaaattgattttaaaaaataaaaaattaattaaaatacatttaaaatttaacagaagaaaatatatatttaaaccaattcaatatagaaataataaaaagtcttaaaataattaaaaactaaatatatattttctttttcttgatGGTTCTTCATCTTCTAGGTATTTTAGCTTCTTCAAGTGCTTGGCATCTTCATCTTTATCAAATCTGCAAGGAAAAGAAGAAAAGGCAGAAGAATCAAGAGTAGAAGAAAAGGCAGTACTTCGAAGACTTCAACTATATATAGTTAAACTTTGATACACAATGAacattacattttttttatttgttattttgctactaattaatacaattttttaatcaaaatctttttttactttttatttaatcatttaaagTAAGTTAATTTACACTTTGTGTAatggaataaaattacaaaatttgggCCAAGTATAATATTGGCTCTTTTTTTTATGTCAAATTCGATATAAAATTTATCCCATccattaaatattaaatatgatCTAatagtgtggctcattttcactTGTTAAATTAGCTCTCTCAATAAAAGTATTTTCAATGGAGTGCCAAATTAGTGATGTATTGGTAAAATATAGCTCACTTTACTAAATTTGATACATGCTAAAAGTTGGGCCAAATTAGATACAGAATATATTATGGTGCATATTTTGCATAACCATAAATACTACACTTTTTATTTaatgtcatttttattattttagtattatctttatcTACTAGcattaaatgttatacttttaatcttattattttatactatcaacaataatatagaaagaaaaattattactttttgtatattttcaatatatatcAAATGAGCATTAAAGATTAATTTTTACATCATTTTTTACAATTGTGCATTGTagcataaaattaaaaattatgctaaatatatatcatattgattttttgtgattttttgtgTCAAATATTGTATAATATTTACATCTCCCttaaaataatatcatttttTAATGTAAAAACAATTAACCAAATTAGATGTATGGTATCTATCGTTGGAATTTTCGTAAACAGGAGTCAAATGTAATATTTGACTAAAACATGGAAAACATGTGAATTTATTAAATGTCCCCCACTGTTGACTAAGTTTCACCTTTGAATATTGAATTTATTTTCTGAAATTTAATCACTAGCTCAACCAGCTTTATCTGCCTCTCTTTTCCTAAAGGACCACAACACATAAATAAAATGCCcaatttcaatttttaatttaaaaaaaaacataaaaatatccAAACAAATTGGTCTGTTCCTAGTTATGGAAGCATCAACCTCATATCCCTTCATTATAAACCTACAGCTTTTAAATAAGGGATTTTTCTTGTTTAGTATCCTATGTTTTGACAAGGTTCCATTTTGGTACTTATATTGAGTCTAGTTTATATCATGGTTAGGTGATGTTTTAGACAgtcttttatgttatttttattttatttagtgtGGTTTTACACTTTTGTTTGTTTTTACAGTTTTAGTGAATAAAAAGGAAGATTTGAATACTTGGAGAAAATTAGTtcaaattagtaattatttatattataagatGTGTGAGTGTAAATCTTCCTATTATTAATTGGCTTcacaattattaaaaaaattaaacatagtTACTATTGGgaagaaaatgagaaaaattgCATATGAGAACGAGCCACAATTGCAAAAGATCAGAGTAGCAAAAAGCAAGCAAACAGTCCAATATAATGTCATGTTGTTAGTATGAAATATAAAAGAGATTACAACCACCAATGTAATTATAAACATTTGAAGAACCACTCTCACAACTCTAATTGTGTATCAAGAACAATTACAAAAAGAGTTACAAACCTAGAGATCTCTAAATTACAAATACTCTCAAAACCAGAAAACTTTTCTCTCTAGTTCGCTCAGCTAATCTAACatttacataaaataataataaaaaagcaaATATAAAAACCCCTTCCCAAAAGCCTAACATTGACACACCCTtccataaatttaataaatactcCCTCAAAATGTATATGCTTACAacatttttgttataaaattgacatttaaaaaaaaattgaaataaaaagaattaagttaccaattttttttaataaaaaaagaagTGATAATAGCACAACCAAGATATTTATCTTGTGGATGATATATTCTCAAgctttaaattaattattaatgtATACATTGATGTATAAAGGTATCAATATATAATGGACATGCATTAATTAAGTTACATTAATAGAAATTAGAAGTATGATGGAATATATGGAGGTTGTAgctatagttatatatatatatatacggaaGACTTATCAATTGTTACTAttcatagatgggtactaacaattatgataatctgacaacatagtgacttggtatagcaagtcactgACACGtaaattttttttctacattaattttgaatt
The Humulus lupulus chromosome 6, drHumLupu1.1, whole genome shotgun sequence DNA segment above includes these coding regions:
- the LOC133784580 gene encoding uncharacterized protein LOC133784580, translated to MGLVDMGYEGSPFTWVKRNGNNGIIQERLDRMLCNEQWMDLFPCSSVTHLALWGSDHRPILTTICQEIYTPSGAHSKPRFFFEMAWANEPECAKLCSSEQRRQLKRKKKELIQLEIINDEAAWKKYKWVEKELDILVYKDEKYWASRSKSSWLKVGDKNTSFFHKSVSARKKKNVIKGVSNGANSWVVDANAIEHEFVSYFDHLFTSDAPPINDLNRVFDLVLLKVSAVMNA